In one window of Carcharodon carcharias isolate sCarCar2 chromosome 14, sCarCar2.pri, whole genome shotgun sequence DNA:
- the pigt gene encoding GPI transamidase component PIG-T — protein sequence MRPGQGLGLGRLLFAAFVLLTESGPALAVGPPQCPQRDRFEEELVLKPLSSGDLAADFQFRTRWDVELGPRESSRSKVSHYRLFPKSLGQVISKFSVRELHLSFTHGFWRRGVWGQPFLQAPPGAELWVWFQPSVSEVDTTWKELTNVLSGLFCASLNFIDSTNTVTPTASFKPLGIINETDHKFLRYAALPREIVCTENLTPWKKLLPCGSKAGLAVLLKAERLFHTSYHSQAVHVRPVCRNELCTSTSWELTQSLSVVFDLYASGSGKREWSLFKMFSRTLTEVCPLASQSTIYVDITDKDKINDTHELMPPAPNTLNTTVHGKWRSYAVYNLLNPQLYSTSSRSLNIALKWKLSKQFAIFEVPVFYAERYVSGFGLQTGKINTLIYNNHPYRAFPVLLMEIVPWYLRLYVHTLTITTKGKENKPSYIHYQPAKDRECPHLLEMLIQLPAKSITKIGIEFERALLKWTEYPPDPNHGFYVGSSVLSALVPSSVNMEINCTKLAPLFTRLFPSTDSSIYFVRLYTEALLVNLPTPDFSMPYNVICLTCTVVAVGYGSFYNLLTRTFQIVEPSGGVAKRIANVIRRLRGVPPI from the exons ATGAGGCCTGGTCAGGGCCTGGGCCTGGGCCGCCTGCTCTTTGCCGCCTTTGTCCTCCTCACGGAGAGCGGCCCGGCTCTGGCAGTGGGCCCCCCGCAGTGTCCGCAGCGGGACCGCTTCGAGGAGGAGCTGGTGCTGAAGCCGCTCAGCTCTGGGGACCTGGCCGCTGATTTCCAGTTCCGGACCCGTTGGGATGTGGAGCTGGGGCCGcgggagagcagcaggagcaagg TCTCTCATTACAGGCTCTTTCCAAAGTCACTGGGACAAGTAATCTCCAAGTTCTCCGTTCGTGAGCTGCACCTCTCCTTCACTCATGGATTTTggaggaggggtgtgtgggggcagccTTTCCTGCAGGCCCCACCTGGAGCGGAGCTCTGGGTCTGGTTCCAGCCgtcagtgtcaga GGTTGATACCACTTGGAAGGAGCTGACAAATGTTCTTTCCGGTTTGTTCTGTGCGTCTCTTAACTTCATTGATTCGACAAACACTGTTACTCCAACAGCTTCTTTCAAACCTCTTGGCATCATTAATG AAACTGATCATAAATTCCTCAGGTATGCAGCACTGCCAAGGGAGATTGTTTGCACTGAAAATCTTACTCCATGGAAAAAACTCCTACCCTGCGGATCTAAG GCAGGGTTGGCAGTACTGCTTAAAGCTGAACGATTGTTTCACACAAGTTACCATTCGCAAGCTGTCCACGTCAGACCTGTTTGCAGG AATGAGCTTTGTACCAGTACGTCGTGGGAGCTGACACAGAGCCTGTCTGTCGTGTTTgacctctatgcctctggttctggGAAACGAG AGTGGTCACTCTTTAAGATGTTTTCACGGACGTTGACAGAGGTGTGCCCTCTAGCATCACAAAGTACAATTTACGTGGACATCACAGATAAAGATAAG ATTAATGACACCCATGAGCTAATGCCACCAGCACCCAATACGCTTAACACAACAGTTCATGGGAAGTGGAGATCCTATGCTGTGTACAATCTGCTGAACCCTCAGTTATACAGCACATCATCACGCTCCTTAAACATAGCATTAAAATGGAAACTGTCCAAACAGTTTG CGATATTTGAAGTGCCTGTCTTCTACGCAGAGAGATATGTAAGTGGCTTCGGCCTCCAGACAGGCAAAATCAACACCTTGATCTATAATAATCACCCATACCGGGCATTCCCTGTGCTGCTGATGGAAATTGTGCCATGGTACCTTCGGCTCTatgtccacacactcaccatcaccaccaaggGCAAAGAGAACAAACCAA GTTATATCCATTACCAGCCAGCCAAAGACCGAGAGTGCCCCCACCTACTGGAGATGCTGATTCAGCTGCCTGCTAAATCTATCACCAAGATTGGCATTGAGTTCGAGAGAGCCTTGTTGAAGTGGACTGAGTACCCTCCTGATCCTAACCATGGCTTCTACGTTGG CTCTTCTGTATTGAGCGCTCTGGTGCCGAGCAGTGTAAACATGGAAATCAACTGCACTAAACTTGCACCTCTTTTCACCAGACT GTTTCCATCCACCGATTCCTCAATTTACTTTGTCAGACTCTACACTGAAGCCTTGCTGGTGAACTTGCCGACACCTGATTTCAGCATGCCCTACAATGTCATCTGCCTGACCTGCACCGTGGTAGCAGTTGGCTATGGCTCCTTCTACAATCTTCTCACAAGGACCTTCCAGATCGTTGAGCCCAGCGGTGGGGTGGCAAAGAGGATTGCTAACGTGATCCGCAGACTGCGTGGGGTCCCACCCATCTGA